ACAAAAAGAAGAAAAAGAAGTGCAAGCATCTGCAAGAAGTTGGGAAGATTGTAAAAAATTGTACACTATTAATGGTTTAGCTACATTTAATTCGTAGTTTCCTGAAGATCCTGCTATGGATATGGACACATCATTTCCTATAATTTGTGTACAAACCATAATAACCGCTTCACATTGAGTAGGATTTATTTTTCCAGGCATAATAGAAGATCCTGGTTCATTTTCAGGAATAAAAATTTCTCCAATTCCTGAACGTGGTCCAGAAGCTAAAAAACGAATATCATTTGATATTTTTATTAAAGAAACGGCTATTTGTTTCAGAGTTCCGTGAGACTCTACCATTGCATTATGAGATGATAAAGCTTCAAATTTATTCTTTGCGACTTTGAAAGGGTGATCTGTATATTTACATATGTATTCAGTCACTTTTCTATCATACCCCTTGGGGGCGTTTAATCCCGTTCCTACAGCAGTTCCTCCTATAGCTAATTCAGAAAGATGATCTAAAGTTTTTTCAATAGAATCTAATCCATGATCTATTTGAGAAACATAACCGGAAAATTCTTGTCCTAAAGTGATGGGAGTAGCATCCATCAGATGGGTTCTCCCTATTTTAATCACATCTTGAAATGATTTTGATTTTTTTTTCAAAGTTTCTCTTAATTTTTTAATAGAAGGAATAGTTTTTTCTCTTAACTTTTTATAAGAAGCAATATGCATTGCTGTAGGAAAAGTATCATTAGATGATTGAGACATATTGACATCATCATTTGGGTGGATAAAAGATTTGTTTTGACCAAGGACTCCTCCCATTAAAACATGAGCTCTATTGGAAATCACTTCATTAATATTCATATTGGTATGAGTTCCAGACCCTGTTTGCCATATAACTAAAGGAAATTGATCATTTAATTTTCCTTCTATAATTTCATCACAAACCAAAGAGATAATATCTCTTTTTTTTTTAGATAAAAGACCAAATTCATAATTTGCATGTGCAGCAGCTTTTTTTAAAAAACCAAAGGAATGAATAATTTCTATAGGCATAGAAGCTTCTGAACCTATTCTAAAATTTTTCCTAGATCTTTCTGTTTGTGCTCCCCAGTATTTGTTTACAGGAACTTTTACTACTCCCAAAGTATCTTTTTCTGTTCTATAAATCATTGTCCTATTTTTTTACTAAATTATAGTAAAAATTATAATTTTTTGTTATATTAAAAAATGAAGATAATTAAATTTAGATGATAATTAAATTTATAGGATTTTTACTTTTTTTGGTTGTAATTATATGTGGTTTTTGGTGTGTTTTTTTTCTATCTTTTTTTAGTATTTACTGGATTTTTATAAGTGTTTTCATTAACTTCTTTATGAATTTTATAAAAAAAAGAAAGAAAATATTATAAAATGTTGAAAAACAAATATTTTTGGATAAGTTTTTTTTTCTTTATATGGATGTCCTTTTTTGATTCCAATTCTTTAATATTACATTATAAGTTTAATAAAAGCATCAAAAAAATGACATTAGACAGAGATTTTTTAAAAAATAAAATTTCATCAGAAGAAAATCATTTAAAAAAATTGACGACAGACCCTAAATATCTAGAAAAATTAGCAAGAGAAAAATTTTACATGAAAAAAGAAGATGAAGATTTATTTGTGATATCCAACAAAAGTGACAAAAAAAACCAACCTGTTAACGTACCATATGAATGAGCAAAATACTTAAATCAGAAGGAGAGACCCCACTAATTCTTGATGCTTGCGCTAATGATACTGGACGATAATAATCCAATTTTTCTCTTGCTTCTAAAGAAAGAGATTGAATTGTTTTATAATCAAAATTATTTGGAATTTTTAGATTTTCTAATTTTAATAATTTTTTTGCATTTTCTTTTTCTCTATCTATATATCCTTTATATTTTATTTGAATAGAAACTTGTTCCAATATTTCTTGATTAAAATCATTTTTTCTAATTTCTTCCATTAAAAACGGAATGGATATAATATCTTTTATATCAATCTCAGAACGAGATAAAATAGTTTCTATTTTTTTATCATGATATATTCTAGGAGATTTTTTATCATCTAAAATGGGATTTATAACTTTTGGTTCAAAATTTCTGTTTTGAAATAAATACATGCATTTTTCTATTTTAGATTTTTTTTTATCTAAAATTATCATCTTTTCTTCTGAAATTAAACCAATATTGTATCCCATAGGTGTTAATCTAATATCTGCATTATCTTGCCGTAACAACATCCTATATTCAGCTCTTGAAGTAAACATTCTATAAGGTTCTTCTGTTCCTTTTGTAATTAAATCATCAATTAAAACTCCAATATAAGCTTGATTTCTTTTAAGAATAAACGGTTCTTCTTGACGAATTTTTAAATGAGCATTAATTCCTGCCATTAATCCTTGAGCAGCAGCTTCTTCATATCCAGTTGTTCCATTAATTTGTCCAGCAAAAAAAAGATTTTTTATAACTTTGCTCTCCAAAGTAGATTTTAATTGCTCGGGAGGAAAATAATCATATTCAATTGCATATCCAGGTCTTAATATTTTTACTTTTTCAAATCCATAAATTTTTTTTAATGACTGATATTGGACTTCTTCTGGAAAAGAAGTGGAAAAACCATTGACATATACTTCTACAGTATTCCAACCTTCAGGTTCTACAAAAATAGGATGTTCCTCTTTATCAGAAAATCTAAAAATCTTTTCTTCTATGGAAGGACAGTATCTGGGACTGACACCTTGAATAGATCCTGTAAAAATTGGAGAATAATTGAAATTTTGACGGATTAAATCATGTACTTTTTGATTTGTATAAGTTATATAACATTTTCGTTGTCTAGTTAATTTTTTTGTATCATAAGAAAAAGAAAATTTTTTTGGATGAAAATCTCCATCTTGAGATTTCATTTTCTCATAATTTAAGGAACGCCCATCTACCCTTGGAGATGTTCCCGTTTTCATTCTACCATATTTTAATCCAAAATATTTGGTTAATTGTTCCGTGATCCCCCGAACTTCTTGTTCTGCTATTCTTCCTCCATCAATTCTTTTTTTTCCAATATGTATTTTTCCATTTAAAAAAGTACCATTTGTAAGTATAACTGATTTCCCTTTAATTTTTAATCCCAAAAAAGTTCTTACCCCTTTCACTTCATCTTTTTCTATAATTAAAGATGTCACTGTGTCTTGATACAGATCTAATTGAACATTTTTTTCTAAAAAAAATCTCCAATAATAGGAGAATAATTTTCTGTCACATTGAGCTCTAGGACTCCACATGGCAGGCCCTTTAGATTTATTTAACATCCTAAATTGAATCATGCTATAATCAGCAATGATTCCAGAATAACCCCCCAAAGCATCTATTTCTCTAATCATTTGTCCTTTTGCTATTCCACCTATAGCTGGATTACATGACATTTGACCTATAGTTTGTAAATTAGTAGTAATAAGTAAAGTTTTGGATCCCATATTAGAAGATGCGGAAGCTGCTTCTGCTCCAGCATGCCCACCCCCAACCACTATAATATCATATGTATCTAAAAACATGATTATTTTTTAAAAATTGATTTTAAAATTGAAATAAATTTAAATAAAACTCTTCTTTTTTTTTCATGATCTTTTTATCCATTTTTTTTTTATCGTCATATCCTATAAGATGTAATACAGCATGTATCATCACACGTTTCAACTCAACCAAAAAAGACTGATTCCATTGTTTAGAATTATCCCAAACACGATCTACACTAATAAATATATCTCCAGATATCCATTTATCGATAGAATAATTAAATGAAAGCACATCTGTATAAAAATTTTTTTGCAAATATTTTTCATTAATGTCTAAAAGAAAATTATCATTACAAAAAACATAATTAATATTACCGATATACATTCCTTCATTATTTAACAAAATACAGATTTCTTTAATAAAGAAAGATTCGTTTTGAATTTGAAAATCAGAAATTTCATAAAATAATTTAATCATTATTTATTATTTTAAAGGATAATTAAGGATAATTAAGGATAAATTTTACATGTTTTGACAAAAATTAAAAAAATCATTCCAAACGTTTTGACTTTATTGAATTTGTTTTGTGGATGCATATCCATAATTTTTTTACAGTCAAAAAATTTTGAAGTTTCTGCTATTGCTACTTTATTTTCAATAGTTTTTGATTTTTTAGATGGTTTTGTGTCTAGATTTATAAAAAACGAAAATCAATTCGGAAAAGAATTAGATTCTCTCGCGGACATGGTTTCTTTTGGAATAGTGCCATCCATAATAGTTTTCCTTTTATTGAAAACAATGAAAAAAAAAATACCATTTATTGAATGGTTTTCTTTTTTTATTTCCATTTTTTCCGCATGTCGTTTAGCTAAATTTAATATGAATCCTTCTAATTATAGAGGATTAACAACACCTGTCAATACTTTATTTTTTTCTTCTTTATCTATTGTAGCTACTTCTCCTACAGTCCCTGTTTTCATAAAAAATATCATAATGTCTCCTATCATAATATTTTTTCTGATATTCTTTTCTT
This sequence is a window from Blattabacterium cuenoti. Protein-coding genes within it:
- the fumC gene encoding class II fumarate hydratase translates to MIYRTEKDTLGVVKVPVNKYWGAQTERSRKNFRIGSEASMPIEIIHSFGFLKKAAAHANYEFGLLSKKKRDIISLVCDEIIEGKLNDQFPLVIWQTGSGTHTNMNINEVISNRAHVLMGGVLGQNKSFIHPNDDVNMSQSSNDTFPTAMHIASYKKLREKTIPSIKKLRETLKKKSKSFQDVIKIGRTHLMDATPITLGQEFSGYVSQIDHGLDSIEKTLDHLSELAIGGTAVGTGLNAPKGYDRKVTEYICKYTDHPFKVAKNKFEALSSHNAMVESHGTLKQIAVSLIKISNDIRFLASGPRSGIGEIFIPENEPGSSIMPGKINPTQCEAVIMVCTQIIGNDVSISIAGSSGNYELNVAKPLIVYNFLQSSQLLADACTSFSSFCVKGIKPNYQKIKEFLDKSLMLVTALNTHIGYEKSAEIAKSAYANNSTLKEEAIRLGYLTVEKFEELVNPSKMV
- the mnmG gene encoding tRNA uridine-5-carboxymethylaminomethyl(34) synthesis enzyme MnmG: MFLDTYDIIVVGGGHAGAEAASASSNMGSKTLLITTNLQTIGQMSCNPAIGGIAKGQMIREIDALGGYSGIIADYSMIQFRMLNKSKGPAMWSPRAQCDRKLFSYYWRFFLEKNVQLDLYQDTVTSLIIEKDEVKGVRTFLGLKIKGKSVILTNGTFLNGKIHIGKKRIDGGRIAEQEVRGITEQLTKYFGLKYGRMKTGTSPRVDGRSLNYEKMKSQDGDFHPKKFSFSYDTKKLTRQRKCYITYTNQKVHDLIRQNFNYSPIFTGSIQGVSPRYCPSIEEKIFRFSDKEEHPIFVEPEGWNTVEVYVNGFSTSFPEEVQYQSLKKIYGFEKVKILRPGYAIEYDYFPPEQLKSTLESKVIKNLFFAGQINGTTGYEEAAAQGLMAGINAHLKIRQEEPFILKRNQAYIGVLIDDLITKGTEEPYRMFTSRAEYRMLLRQDNADIRLTPMGYNIGLISEEKMIILDKKKSKIEKCMYLFQNRNFEPKVINPILDDKKSPRIYHDKKIETILSRSEIDIKDIISIPFLMEEIRKNDFNQEILEQVSIQIKYKGYIDREKENAKKLLKLENLKIPNNFDYKTIQSLSLEAREKLDYYRPVSLAQASRISGVSPSDLSILLIHMVR
- a CDS encoding FtsB family cell division protein is translated as MSFFDSNSLILHYKFNKSIKKMTLDRDFLKNKISSEENHLKKLTTDPKYLEKLAREKFYMKKEDEDLFVISNKSDKKNQPVNVPYE
- a CDS encoding CDP-alcohol phosphatidyltransferase family protein, which codes for MTKIKKIIPNVLTLLNLFCGCISIIFLQSKNFEVSAIATLFSIVFDFLDGFVSRFIKNENQFGKELDSLADMVSFGIVPSIIVFLLLKTMKKKIPFIEWFSFFISIFSACRLAKFNMNPSNYRGLTTPVNTLFFSSLSIVATSPTVPVFIKNIIMSPIIIFFLIFFSCYFLVSKIPMISFTFQGFSWKKNKIRYVFLLISTFLLLTLHVVALPCIIIFYIIISTYFHRLKI
- the ybeY gene encoding rRNA maturation RNase YbeY encodes the protein MIKLFYEISDFQIQNESFFIKEICILLNNEGMYIGNINYVFCNDNFLLDINEKYLQKNFYTDVLSFNYSIDKWISGDIFISVDRVWDNSKQWNQSFLVELKRVMIHAVLHLIGYDDKKKMDKKIMKKKEEFYLNLFQF